One genomic segment of Hippoglossus hippoglossus isolate fHipHip1 chromosome 22, fHipHip1.pri, whole genome shotgun sequence includes these proteins:
- the LOC117755732 gene encoding transcription factor Sp3-like produces MASADVDSSQSEFLQPGGAAETQTTDMSAIQLTGDRWEVLTPVSSGKEDQGVVHIQNSGIVTSNGQYVLPIGGLSNQPIYVTASGNDISANGVSGIQYQVIPQIQNADGTLSGFSSHGMDDGTGQIHLLQDGTQVSIGTTSTTDLLTQAGQVQSIQGVSLAGGATYTSSVGLPGNITFVPINSVDLESLGLTGAHTVPIATAVTPEGQLIMSSQALESQAQDTGSKHSLVTVSHANHELYVPTTTTTSSNSSHLIETIDGTGVLTQATAVSAGVSDPSSSDNFNSHNHLQHIQVSSSNATTMSQPILHLSGDSHAQVAQVAQGQDLSGQTLQSVQLVNPGTFLIQAQTVTATGQIQWQTFQVQGVQSLQGLQLPQGQAQQLTLAPVQTLPLGQAGQMNLPNLQTVTVNSVTQAGVQYTHGDDANSPIGIHIKEEPDSEEWQLSGDSTLNPSDLNNLRVQIGDEDMEAQSGEGKRLRRVACTCPNCKESGGRGSGMGKKKQHICHIAGCGKVYGKTSHLRAHLRWHSGERPFVCNWMFCGKRFTRSDELQRHRRTHTGEKKFVCTECSKRFMRSDHLAKHIKTHQNKKGGVPSSTPPPTTDTVITADGTTLILQTATAHDLIANQEIPLQLVTVAPGEVME; encoded by the exons ATGGCGTCCGCGGACGTGGACAGCAGTCAAAGCGAGTTCCTGCAACCCGGCGGCGCTGCGGAAACACAG ACGACAGATATGTCAGCCATTCAGCTGACGGGCGACCGATGGGAGGTGTTGACTCCTGTCTCATCTGGGAAGGAGGACCAGGGAGTTGTTCACATTCAAAACTCGGGCATCGTCACGTCCAACGGGCAGTACGTGCTTCCTATCGGGGGTCTTTCCAACCAGCCCATCTATGTCACAGCATCCGGGAATGACATTTCAGCCAATGGAGTGTCAGGCATTCAGTATCAG GTCATCCCCCAAATCCAAAATGCAGATGGGACCCTTTCAGGGTTCTCGTCACATGGGATGGATGACGGCACGGGGCAGATCCACCTCCTCCAAGACGGCACTCAGGTCAGCATCGGGACAACATCGACTACAGACCTCCTCACTCAGGCGGGGCAGGTGCAGTCAATCCAAGGCGTCTCGCTGGCGGGAGGGGCCACATACACCAGCTCGGTAGGCCTCCCCGGGAACATCACGTTCGTCCCCATAAACAGTGTGGATCTGGAGTCACTAGGGCTCACGGGGGCGCATACGGTCCCCATCGCAACCGCGGTGACACCTGAAGGCCAGTTGATCATGAGCAGCCAGGCGCTGGAGAGTCAGGCCCAGGATACCGGCAGCAAACATTCGCTGGTGACGGTGAGCCACGCCAACCACGAGCTCTACGTGCCAACCACCACGACCACCTCTTCCAACTCCTCCCATCTCATCGAGACCATCGACGGCACCGGGGTCCTGACCCAAGCAACCGCCGTGTCCGCAGGGGTGTCTGACCCTTCCTCCTCGGACAACTTCAACTCCCACAACCACCTGCAGCACATCCAG GTGTCGTCGTCTAACGCCACCACGATGTCCCAGCCCATCCTGCATCTGTCTGGGGACAGTCATGCCCAGGTAGCCCAGGTGGCTCAGGGCCAGGACCTGTCGGGACAGACTCTGCAGAGCGTGCAGCTGGTCAACCCCGGGACCTTCCTCATCCAGGCCCAGACGGTCACTGCTACTGGACAGATTCAGTGGCAGACCTTCCAG GTTCAGGGTGTCCAGTCCCTCCAGGGGCTCCAGTTGCCGCAGGGCCAGGCCCAGCAGTTGACCTTAGCCCCAGTTCAGACCCTCCCTCTGGGCCAAGCAGGACAAATGAACCTACCCAACCTCCAGACCGTCACAGTCAACTCTGTCACACAAGCCGGAGTTCAGTACACGCACGGAGATGATGCAAACAGTCCAATTG GTATACATATAAAAGAGGAGCCCGACTCTGAGGAGTGGCAGCTGAGCGGAGACTCCACCCTGAACCCCAGTGACCTGAACAACCTGCGCGTTCAGATCGGAGACGAGGACATGGAGGCGCAGAGCGGGGAGGGCAAGAGGCTGCGCAGAGTCGCCTGCACCTGCCCCAACTGCAAAGAGTCTGGAGGAAG AGGTTCAGGCATggggaagaagaagcagcacaTCTGCCACATCGCCGGCTGCGGGAAGGTTTATGGGAAGACGTCCCATCTCCGAGCTCACCTGCGCTGGCACAGCGGGGAGAGGCCGTTCGTCTGCAACTGGATGTTCTGTGGGAAGAGGTTCACCAGGAGCgacgagctgcagagacacaggaggacacacacag GAGAGAAGAAGTTTGTGTGCACCGAGTGCTCCAAGAGGTTCATGCGGAGCGACCACCTGGCCAAGCACATAAAGACTCACCAGAATAAAAAGGGCGGGGTTCCGTCCTCCACGCCCCCGCCCACCACCGACACCGTCATCACAGCCGACGGCACCACGCTCATCCTCCAGACCGCCACCGCCCACGACCTCATAGCCAATCAGGAGATCCCCTTGCAGCTGGTCACCGTGGCGCCCGGCGAGGTCATGGAATGA